One Candidatus Binataceae bacterium DNA segment encodes these proteins:
- a CDS encoding alpha/beta hydrolase, with translation MATDKFVEANGLRLHYLDHGGDGLPWLGCIHGLSGNAHNFDRLAPKLTARYHVIALDVRGRGDSAWGAPTEYLPQHYVNDAAQMFDAIGIQRLTLIGTSMGGTISMMYAGGWSNRVDKLVLNDIGPDIDPAGAARITAYFGEAPQRFADIAEVAAYYRANYPALANLPENELQEQVQWSVKPAPEGGLVWKLDPAIRRPIRGGTAQQRLDLWVPFARITAPILVLRGATSDILSARTAALMRSTHEGVEVVEISGVGHAPSMLEAESQAALGRFLGL, from the coding sequence ATGGCTACCGACAAATTCGTAGAAGCGAACGGCCTTCGACTGCATTATCTCGATCATGGCGGCGACGGGCTGCCATGGCTCGGGTGTATTCACGGGCTGTCCGGCAATGCGCACAATTTCGACCGGCTCGCACCAAAGCTCACGGCCAGGTATCACGTGATCGCGCTCGACGTGCGCGGCCGCGGCGACAGCGCATGGGGCGCGCCCACGGAATATCTGCCGCAGCATTATGTGAACGATGCCGCGCAAATGTTCGACGCGATTGGCATCCAGCGTCTGACGCTTATCGGCACTTCGATGGGCGGCACGATCTCGATGATGTACGCGGGTGGATGGTCGAATCGCGTCGATAAGCTGGTGCTCAACGACATCGGACCCGACATAGATCCCGCCGGTGCGGCGCGGATCACTGCATACTTCGGCGAGGCTCCGCAGCGCTTCGCCGATATTGCCGAGGTCGCGGCGTACTATCGCGCCAACTATCCCGCGCTTGCGAACCTGCCGGAAAACGAGTTGCAGGAGCAGGTGCAATGGTCCGTGAAGCCCGCGCCTGAGGGCGGTCTCGTGTGGAAGCTCGACCCCGCGATCCGACGGCCGATCCGCGGCGGCACCGCGCAGCAGCGGCTGGATTTGTGGGTGCCGTTCGCGCGAATCACGGCGCCGATCCTGGTCCTCCGCGGCGCCACGAGCGACATCCTCTCGGCGCGGACGGCGGCTTTGATGCGCTCGACGCACGAGGGCGTCGAGGTGGTCGAGATTTCCGGGGTCGGCCACGCGCCGTCGATGCTCGAGGCTGAATCTCAGGCGGCACTCGGCAGATTTCTCGGTCTTTAG